A region of Deltaproteobacteria bacterium DNA encodes the following proteins:
- a CDS encoding response regulator: MTGKQKLVVVVVEDETIIARDIQSKLKRLGYDAPVIASTGEEAIQITEELLPDLVLMDIILKGNVDGIEAADEIRNRFDIPVVYLTAYADEKTLERAKVTEPFGYMLKPFEERELHSTIEMALYKHEAEHKYRQGIDRLMQGLENTINALASMVEIRDPYTAGHQFRVAQLAVAIAGELSLSEDEITGIRLASLVHDIGKMNVPTEILNKPGRITSTEFQIIKQHPDTGYNILKGIEFPWPIAEMVHQHHEKLDGSGYPQGLTNGQIQRGSKIISVADVVEAMSSHRPYRPALGIEVALEEIEKNRGETLDVEAVDACLRLFREKGFNFTKTGKDLDS; encoded by the coding sequence ATGACGGGAAAACAGAAACTCGTAGTCGTCGTTGTTGAGGATGAAACTATCATCGCCCGTGATATCCAGAGCAAGTTGAAACGCCTCGGATACGACGCACCGGTGATCGCTTCAACGGGGGAAGAGGCGATACAGATAACGGAAGAGCTGCTACCTGACCTGGTTTTGATGGATATTATTCTGAAAGGGAACGTGGATGGGATAGAGGCGGCTGACGAGATACGAAACCGCTTCGACATTCCCGTTGTGTACCTCACGGCCTATGCCGATGAGAAGACCCTTGAACGGGCCAAGGTGACGGAGCCTTTCGGTTACATGCTCAAGCCCTTTGAGGAGCGGGAACTGCACAGCACCATTGAAATGGCCTTGTACAAACACGAGGCGGAACACAAATATCGCCAGGGTATCGACCGGCTAATGCAGGGCCTGGAGAATACCATCAACGCCCTGGCCTCAATGGTGGAAATCCGGGATCCCTATACGGCGGGACACCAGTTTCGTGTTGCACAGTTGGCCGTTGCAATTGCCGGGGAACTGAGCCTGTCCGAGGATGAGATAACAGGGATCCGGCTTGCCTCGCTGGTCCATGACATCGGAAAAATGAATGTACCGACCGAGATCCTGAACAAGCCGGGGAGAATAACAAGTACGGAGTTCCAAATAATCAAGCAGCACCCGGACACGGGATACAATATTCTAAAGGGCATCGAATTTCCCTGGCCCATCGCGGAAATGGTGCATCAGCATCATGAAAAGCTGGATGGGTCCGGATACCCCCAGGGACTTACGAACGGCCAGATACAGCGTGGGTCAAAGATAATCTCCGTGGCCGACGTGGTGGAGGCCATGTCGTCACATCGTCCTTACCGACCGGCCCTTGGCATAGAGGTTGCTCTCGAAGAAATTGAGAAGAACAGGGGAGAGACCCTCGATGTTGAAGCAGTCGATGCATGCCTGAGGCTCTTCAGGGAAAAGGGATTTAATTTCACAAAGACAGGAAAGGACCTGGACTCATAA
- a CDS encoding vitamin B12 dependent methionine synthase, with amino-acid sequence MTSIAVTDLNELMNVTVIDAIPFDIPPDHLYPMMRVTAGSDRARHLDALLTEASGIARPKIAYKLAAIEHGNDSTVFIDGIPLKSRLVKTNLKDHRRAFPFIATCGTELDEWSRTRCNTLDTFWADTITMLALGTALTTFKEHIRERFGTGPTSTMNPGSLEGWPLEEQHRLFSLLGDAPAAIGVRLTEKTMMIPLKSVSGLEFESDIPFCNCRLCPRKDCGGRLAPYDRELHEAMLG; translated from the coding sequence ATGACATCCATCGCCGTAACCGATCTCAATGAACTCATGAATGTCACCGTCATTGATGCCATCCCATTCGACATCCCGCCCGATCATCTCTATCCGATGATGCGGGTGACAGCCGGGAGCGATCGGGCCCGCCATCTGGACGCTCTCCTGACCGAGGCTTCCGGTATCGCCCGGCCGAAGATCGCCTATAAACTGGCGGCCATCGAGCACGGCAACGACTCGACCGTGTTCATCGACGGTATCCCGCTGAAAAGCCGGCTTGTGAAGACCAATCTGAAAGATCATCGGAGAGCCTTCCCTTTTATCGCCACCTGCGGGACCGAACTGGATGAATGGTCCCGAACCCGCTGCAACACGCTCGACACCTTCTGGGCAGACACCATCACCATGCTGGCACTGGGCACCGCCCTCACGACTTTTAAGGAGCACATCAGGGAACGATTCGGGACCGGACCGACCTCGACGATGAACCCGGGGTCTCTCGAAGGCTGGCCCTTGGAGGAACAGCACCGCCTGTTCTCGCTCCTCGGCGATGCTCCCGCGGCAATCGGCGTCCGCCTGACCGAAAAGACCATGATGATCCCCCTGAAATCGGTCTCGGGCCTGGAATTCGAGTCAGACATACCATTTTGCAACTGCCGGCTCTGTCCACGGAAAGACTGCGGGGGGCGACTGGCACCTTACGACAGGGAACTGCATGAAGCCATGCTCGGCTGA
- a CDS encoding universal stress protein, whose amino-acid sequence MFKKILYATDFSNESMAALEYIKQLRSAGAEEVIILNVVDRRGLSDLSRYARKDLEGIQEDLEKKATAEMKPIEKDLKDHGFKVHLRVEKGGPFNEILRVAEEEDVSLIVTGSRGTGNFEELFLGSVSYKVVRKVRKPVLVIKT is encoded by the coding sequence ATGTTTAAAAAGATCCTCTATGCTACAGATTTTTCCAATGAGTCCATGGCAGCGCTGGAGTATATAAAACAGTTGCGAAGCGCCGGTGCGGAAGAAGTGATCATTCTCAATGTCGTCGACCGCCGGGGATTGAGCGACCTCTCGCGTTACGCCCGGAAGGACCTCGAAGGAATTCAGGAAGACCTTGAGAAAAAGGCAACGGCCGAGATGAAGCCCATTGAAAAGGACCTGAAAGACCACGGCTTCAAGGTCCACCTGCGCGTGGAAAAAGGAGGCCCTTTCAATGAAATACTGCGGGTTGCCGAGGAAGAGGACGTATCTCTTATCGTTACCGGCTCCCGGGGAACGGGAAATTTTGAGGAACTGTTCCTGGGATCCGTTTCGTACAAGGTGGTCCGGAAAGTCAGAAAACCCGTCCTTGTGATCAAAACATAA
- a CDS encoding homocysteine S-methyltransferase family protein, whose translation MKDLIKKLLEEGPVVTDGAWGTELFRRGLPRGSCPESWNLEHPDRVAEVPAQYVAAGSRVVLTNTFGGNRFILEKHGLADKVREINTTGVTISRQAAGDRAFVFASIGPSGKMVLMKQVTAGELENAFAEQAEALAAAGADALVIETMIDLTETLAATAAAKRTGLPVVANMVFDAGKNKDRTMMGDTPEEVVEKLSAAGVDVIGSNCGKGIEGFAPICRRMRAVTDLPLWMKANAGIPEIIGGEAVYRTTPEEFAAFVPELAEAGANFIGGCCGTTPAFIAAIKKKLRADKADPVIG comes from the coding sequence ATGAAGGACCTTATCAAAAAACTGCTGGAGGAAGGGCCGGTCGTAACGGACGGCGCCTGGGGGACCGAACTGTTCAGGAGAGGCCTGCCCCGGGGGTCCTGCCCGGAATCATGGAACCTGGAGCACCCGGACCGGGTCGCCGAGGTCCCGGCACAGTATGTGGCGGCGGGCAGCCGTGTGGTTCTGACCAACACCTTCGGCGGCAACCGCTTCATTCTCGAAAAACACGGACTCGCGGACAAGGTCCGGGAGATAAACACCACCGGAGTTACGATCTCCAGGCAGGCGGCGGGTGACCGGGCCTTCGTTTTCGCATCCATCGGACCCAGCGGCAAGATGGTCCTCATGAAGCAGGTCACCGCCGGTGAACTGGAGAACGCGTTCGCCGAGCAGGCGGAAGCCCTCGCGGCGGCGGGCGCCGACGCTCTCGTCATCGAAACGATGATCGATCTCACAGAAACCCTCGCGGCAACGGCGGCCGCGAAGAGAACGGGCCTGCCCGTGGTTGCCAACATGGTGTTCGACGCGGGGAAGAACAAGGACCGCACGATGATGGGAGACACACCCGAAGAGGTCGTGGAAAAATTATCGGCGGCCGGTGTGGACGTCATCGGCTCCAATTGCGGGAAGGGTATCGAAGGTTTTGCCCCGATCTGCCGCCGGATGCGGGCCGTCACCGACCTCCCGCTGTGGATGAAAGCAAATGCCGGCATACCGGAAATCATCGGCGGTGAAGCGGTCTACCGCACGACACCCGAAGAATTCGCCGCTTTCGTCCCCGAACTTGCCGAAGCGGGCGCGAATTTCATCGGCGGGTGCTGCGGCACCACTCCCGCATTCATCGCGGCGATCAAGAAAAAGCTCAGGGCCGATAAGGCCGATCCCGTAATAGGGTGA
- a CDS encoding cobalamin-dependent protein (Presence of a B(12) (cobalamin)-binding domain implies dependence on cobalamin itself, in one of its several forms, or in some unusual lineages, dependence on a cobalamin-like analog.), whose protein sequence is MKDSLTAVQEAIKDILIDDIKERVQACLDDGMTPVEIIEEGIGAGLEYVGRQFEEGTYFLADLILAGEMVKEVMPLLEARMDRGGTVKKEPVILATVRGDIHEIGKNIVGMLLQVNGYEVIDLGVDVPAEDILAKITETNARLVGLSALLTTMVGGIREVVDAVAAAGLKDRVRIVIGGACTSDHLREEMGADAYGESAVQAVKIFDRLSAA, encoded by the coding sequence ATGAAAGATTCTCTTACGGCGGTACAGGAAGCGATCAAGGACATCCTGATAGACGATATCAAGGAACGGGTTCAGGCCTGCCTCGATGATGGAATGACACCGGTGGAAATAATCGAGGAGGGCATCGGCGCAGGGCTGGAATACGTGGGCCGGCAGTTCGAGGAGGGAACCTATTTTCTTGCCGACCTCATCCTGGCGGGAGAAATGGTCAAGGAGGTCATGCCGCTTCTGGAAGCACGGATGGACCGTGGAGGAACCGTAAAAAAGGAACCGGTGATCCTGGCAACCGTTCGCGGAGACATCCATGAGATAGGGAAAAATATCGTCGGCATGCTCCTGCAGGTGAACGGGTATGAGGTCATCGACCTCGGCGTCGATGTGCCGGCGGAGGACATCCTGGCAAAGATCACGGAAACGAACGCCCGGCTTGTGGGGCTTTCCGCCCTTCTGACGACGATGGTCGGCGGCATCAGGGAAGTCGTCGACGCCGTGGCCGCGGCAGGCTTGAAAGACCGGGTCAGGATCGTCATCGGCGGCGCCTGCACGTCAGATCATCTCAGGGAAGAAATGGGCGCCGACGCCTATGGCGAATCCGCCGTTCAGGCGGTCAAGATCTTCGACAGGCTGTCGGCGGCATGA